A single region of the Chelonia mydas isolate rCheMyd1 chromosome 4, rCheMyd1.pri.v2, whole genome shotgun sequence genome encodes:
- the ASB5 gene encoding ankyrin repeat and SOCS box protein 5 isoform X3 yields MSRIYNCNWLEVPWGDGDLGSWADRSPLHEAASQGRLLSLKTLLSQGYNVDSLTIDQVTPLHEACLGDHVGCARILLEAGANVNATTIDGVTPLFNACSRGSASCAELLLEYGAKAQWESCLPSPTHEAASRGHSECLEVLISWGIDVDQDIPHLGTSLYVACVSQQIHCIRKLLYAGANVQKGKYLDTPLHAAAQQPSTEIVNLLLEFGADINAKNTDFERPIDLAAPSSLVERMLLLHEATPCSLCQLCRLCIRNCIGRARLHLIPQLQLPTILKDFLRYR; encoded by the exons GTTCTTGGGCAGATCGTTCACCACTGCATGAGGCAGCTAGTCAAGGACGTCTCCTTTCTCTAAAAACTTTACTGTCACAG GGTTACAATGTGGATTCTCTGACAATTGACCAAGTCACTCCACTGCATGAAGCCTGCCTGGGAGATCATGTAGGGTGTGCAAGAATCCTTCTTGAAGCAGGGGCAAAT GTAAACGCTACAACAATTGATGGAGTGACCCCGTTATTTAATGCATGTTCAAGAGGTAGTGCGTCTTGTGCAGAGCTTTTGTTGGAGTACGGTGCCAAAGCTCAGTGGGAGTCATGTCTCCCTTCACCGACTCACGAAGCAGCCAGTAGAG GTCACAGCGAATGTCTGGAAGTGCTGATCTCCTGGGGCATAGATGTTGACCAAGACATTCCTCATCTGGGAACATCTCTATATGTAGCTTGTGTTTCACAGCAGATCCATTGCATTCGAAAACTCCTTTATGCAG GAGCTAATGTACAGAAAGGAAAGTATTTGGACACTCCACTACATGCAGCGGCTCAGCAACCCAGTACAGAGATAGTAAATTTGCTTCTTGAATTTGGGGCAGACATTAATGCCAAGAATACAGATTTTGAACGGCCCATAGATTTAGCTGCCCCAAGCAGTTTGGTGGAGAGAATGTTGCTTCTGCATGAAG CTACTCCATGCTCTCTTTGCCAACTCTGCCGACTATGTATCCGAAATTGCATAGGAAGAGCAAGACTGCATCTTATCCCCCAACTTCAGTTGCCAACAATATTGAAGGATTTTTTACGGTATAGATAA